The Thermocrinis sp. genome includes a window with the following:
- a CDS encoding SagB/ThcOx family dehydrogenase, whose protein sequence is MADVIKLPEPVIIGNLSVEEALYRRRSIREYLDTPLTLAEVSQLLWASQGITDQVYNKYRTAPSAGALYPLTVYLTAGRVEGLREGLYRYNPHRHEIIAISYGDKRRVIYNYALFQDSIVQAPAVLIFTADYSITMRKYGERGIRYVLTELGHASQNVYLQATALGLGTVAIGAFYDEELKEALGLPNNEDVLYLMPVGRAKA, encoded by the coding sequence GTGGCAGATGTAATAAAACTGCCCGAGCCCGTAATTATAGGTAATTTATCCGTAGAGGAAGCCCTTTACAGAAGAAGGTCTATAAGAGAATATTTAGACACTCCTCTAACTCTTGCTGAAGTTTCCCAGCTACTTTGGGCGTCCCAAGGTATAACAGACCAGGTTTACAACAAATACAGAACTGCTCCTTCTGCGGGAGCCCTTTATCCCTTGACCGTTTACCTAACTGCTGGTAGAGTGGAGGGTTTGAGGGAAGGGCTCTATAGATATAACCCTCATAGACACGAGATCATAGCCATAAGTTACGGTGATAAAAGAAGGGTAATCTACAACTATGCCCTTTTTCAGGACTCAATAGTTCAAGCACCAGCTGTTCTTATCTTTACCGCCGATTACAGCATCACGATGAGAAAGTATGGCGAAAGAGGAATAAGGTATGTGCTTACGGAGTTAGGTCATGCTTCTCAAAACGTATACCTACAGGCAACGGCCCTTGGGCTTGGCACCGTAGCAATAGGCGCATTTTATGACGAAGAATTAAAAGAAGCCCTTGGTTTACCGAATAACGAAGATGTTCTGTATCTAATGCCAGTGGGGAGGGCTAAAGCTTAA
- a CDS encoding DUF2325 domain-containing protein: MKVVVLGGYDRMASKVRELSKKYGVDIKFINQETQQNIDSALCKADLVLVFTRLVGHNMVSLAKKYAKDRCVFCNRCGSCALEEELKKWLS; encoded by the coding sequence ATGAAGGTTGTAGTATTAGGTGGTTATGATCGGATGGCTTCTAAGGTTAGGGAGCTATCCAAAAAGTATGGGGTGGATATCAAGTTTATAAATCAGGAGACCCAGCAGAACATAGACTCTGCCTTGTGTAAAGCGGATTTGGTTTTGGTTTTTACAAGGCTGGTGGGACACAACATGGTTAGCTTAGCTAAAAAGTATGCTAAAGATAGATGCGTTTTTTGCAACAGGTGTGGATCTTGTGCTTTGGAGGAGGAGTTAAAAAAGTGGCTTTCTTAA
- a CDS encoding extracellular solute-binding protein, protein MRLLLSLIAVLLFGLSYAQELVIYSGRGERLIKPVLDEFTKQTGIKVVLHSGGTVELFNKLIAEGDRTPADVFITVDAGTLERARIAGLLEPIKSEVVEKNIPKEFRAPDNSWVGLSLRFRVIAYNPQKVKPSEIKTFDDLTNPKWRGRVGIRTGSNVYPQSQIAMMIAERGEKETEKFLRALLANVGDKIYPSDARIVEAVAKGEIDVGIVNHYYVYKHLEANPQDRKTLSFVVPLNTHYNVSGAGILKTSKKKDLALKLIEFLASEEGQKLFVEENWEYPVAPKVSIRQGMLPRDKFTLSKVSLSVMGRYMVPAVDLIDKVGYR, encoded by the coding sequence ATGAGGTTGTTGCTGTCGTTAATTGCTGTGCTGCTGTTTGGGCTTTCTTATGCTCAGGAACTTGTGATCTACTCCGGGCGGGGCGAAAGGCTAATAAAGCCAGTGCTGGATGAATTTACCAAGCAGACCGGTATTAAAGTGGTGCTTCACTCTGGGGGCACGGTGGAGCTCTTTAACAAGCTAATAGCGGAAGGGGACAGAACGCCTGCGGACGTGTTTATAACCGTGGATGCGGGAACCTTAGAAAGGGCAAGGATCGCGGGGCTTTTGGAGCCTATAAAGTCAGAGGTAGTGGAGAAAAACATTCCAAAGGAGTTTAGAGCACCTGATAACTCTTGGGTAGGCCTTTCCTTGAGGTTTAGAGTGATTGCCTACAATCCGCAAAAGGTAAAACCAAGTGAAATAAAAACCTTTGACGACCTTACTAATCCCAAGTGGAGAGGTAGGGTGGGCATACGCACAGGAAGCAACGTCTATCCTCAGTCTCAGATCGCTATGATGATCGCCGAAAGGGGAGAAAAAGAAACTGAAAAGTTTCTTAGGGCCCTTCTTGCCAATGTGGGGGATAAAATATACCCTTCCGATGCAAGGATAGTGGAAGCGGTGGCAAAGGGCGAGATAGACGTAGGTATAGTTAATCATTACTACGTGTATAAACACTTGGAAGCTAACCCGCAGGACAGGAAGACCCTTAGCTTTGTAGTGCCACTCAACACCCACTACAACGTCTCTGGAGCGGGTATCCTAAAAACGAGCAAGAAGAAGGATTTGGCACTGAAGTTGATAGAGTTTTTGGCTTCTGAGGAAGGACAAAAGCTCTTTGTGGAGGAAAACTGGGAGTATCCCGTAGCTCCAAAGGTTTCCATACGCCAGGGTATGCTCCCGAGGGATAAATTTACTCTCAGCAAGGTGTCTCTGTCTGTGATGGGAAGATACATGGTTCCAGCGGTGGACTTAATTGACAAAGTGGGATACAGATGA
- a CDS encoding iron ABC transporter permease, producing the protein MIYALAFGVAAIPAIPILFTIYSALSADPELWIRLYQTRLSVILPNTLKLALSVGILCLLFGVSSAWLVSRYKFFGKRLWEVLLILPFAIPGYIMAYAYASFFAPGGPAQSLWEKFFDLPMPSLYSFWGVSLVLSLVNYPYVYLLARASFLSSSQTYHDVAKSLGASAFRRFISIDLKLAYPSIVAGLLLALMEVMADFGTVALLRYPTFTEAIYRQITGRFDTMGGAALASVLLFLSFMLFNLEKHFRGKRSFEQVGVSFRPLEPKPLGPVGSIIINAGLLIFMLAAFFVPVGIILDMALEGIISKGWDNRLLKFALNSLLVSALGASFATLLVFVPAYLSARHPNLVSKLIYYLSSLGYSLPGPVVAVGLLLVSTTYLNWLYGSLMLLILAYVVRFMPISLQSQHSAIVSLSPSLEQASRTLGKGLWATFRNITIPNIKGGIIVGWIIVFVDCMKELPATMMLRPLGFDTLAIRVWVEASESLWEMASIPALMIVITGLIPLVIVMREFGRGKDVEVG; encoded by the coding sequence ATGATCTACGCCTTAGCCTTTGGGGTGGCGGCCATCCCTGCCATCCCCATCCTTTTTACTATTTACAGTGCCCTCAGCGCAGACCCAGAGCTTTGGATAAGACTTTACCAAACCAGGCTCAGCGTGATCTTGCCCAACACTCTAAAGCTCGCACTATCTGTGGGGATCCTTTGTCTCCTTTTTGGTGTATCTTCCGCATGGCTGGTAAGCAGATACAAGTTCTTTGGGAAAAGGCTTTGGGAAGTGCTTTTGATATTGCCCTTTGCCATACCGGGTTACATCATGGCTTATGCCTATGCGAGCTTTTTTGCCCCCGGCGGACCAGCCCAAAGCCTTTGGGAAAAATTCTTTGACCTTCCTATGCCCTCTTTATACTCCTTTTGGGGAGTGTCTTTGGTGTTAAGCCTTGTAAATTACCCTTACGTCTATCTTTTGGCGAGGGCGAGTTTTCTTAGCAGTAGTCAAACCTACCACGATGTAGCCAAGTCTTTGGGAGCCTCTGCCTTCAGAAGGTTTATCAGCATAGACCTTAAACTTGCCTACCCGAGCATCGTAGCAGGGCTTTTGTTGGCTCTGATGGAGGTTATGGCAGACTTTGGAACGGTTGCCCTTTTGAGGTATCCCACTTTTACCGAAGCCATATACAGACAGATAACGGGAAGGTTTGATACTATGGGTGGGGCAGCCCTTGCCTCTGTCCTTTTGTTCCTTAGCTTTATGCTTTTTAACCTTGAGAAGCACTTTAGGGGCAAAAGGTCCTTTGAACAGGTGGGGGTAAGTTTTAGACCTTTGGAACCTAAACCTTTGGGTCCTGTGGGGAGCATTATAATCAACGCAGGGCTTTTGATTTTTATGCTCGCAGCCTTTTTCGTGCCCGTTGGAATTATACTGGATATGGCTCTGGAGGGTATTATAAGCAAAGGTTGGGACAACAGACTTTTGAAGTTTGCCTTAAACAGCCTTTTGGTTTCTGCTTTGGGTGCCTCTTTTGCAACTTTGCTTGTTTTTGTTCCTGCCTACCTTAGCGCAAGGCATCCAAATTTGGTAAGCAAGCTTATATATTATCTTTCCTCCCTGGGCTATAGCTTGCCTGGACCAGTGGTAGCTGTTGGTCTCCTTCTTGTTTCTACCACATACTTAAACTGGCTCTACGGTAGTTTAATGCTACTTATATTGGCCTATGTGGTAAGGTTTATGCCCATTTCCTTACAGTCCCAACACTCGGCTATAGTTAGTCTTTCTCCATCTTTGGAGCAGGCTTCAAGAACTTTGGGAAAAGGCCTTTGGGCTACCTTCAGGAATATAACCATTCCAAACATAAAGGGTGGCATAATAGTGGGATGGATTATAGTCTTTGTGGATTGTATGAAGGAGCTACCTGCTACTATGATGCTAAGGCCCTTGGGCTTTGACACTTTGGCAATAAGAGTTTGGGTGGAAGCCTCCGAGTCCCTTTGGGAAATGGCTTCCATTCCCGCCCTGATGATCGTAATTACTGGACTGATCCCTCTTGTGATCGTAATGAGAGAGTTTGGTAGGGGTAAAGATGTGGAAGTGGGATAA